The Clostridioides sp. ES-S-0010-02 genome window below encodes:
- a CDS encoding dipeptide epimerase, which produces MKITDIKFEKLRIKLRKPVVVSFGTIEYGESIILKIETDEGYCGFGEAAPLAAVTGEVLDTVISILIMFKKELIGKDPLDIETIHTIMDGIIIGNTSAKAAIDIALYDLKGKIMNVPLYKVLGGYDNKIQTDVTIGIDKPEKMAEEALGRVREGFRILKLKAGIRPEEDIEAVKLIREAVGDNIRIRIDANQGWNVNSSINTIKKLEEFGVDAIEQALPHWDLDGTAYIRNKSNTKIMIDESLHSPIDAIKAIKKNAVDTFNIKLMKSGGIYPAIKINNIAEASGVNCMLGCMLETRIGITAAANLIASKKNITEADLDSFMFCEELESISGGFEMDGDIMNLIDKPGLGIEVNL; this is translated from the coding sequence ATGAAAATAACAGATATTAAATTTGAAAAATTAAGAATCAAATTAAGAAAGCCTGTTGTAGTTTCGTTTGGAACAATTGAATATGGAGAGAGCATAATCTTAAAAATTGAGACTGATGAAGGTTACTGTGGATTTGGAGAAGCTGCTCCTCTTGCAGCAGTTACAGGTGAAGTTTTAGATACTGTAATTTCTATATTAATCATGTTTAAAAAGGAACTTATAGGTAAAGACCCATTAGATATTGAAACTATACATACAATTATGGATGGAATCATAATAGGTAATACTTCTGCCAAAGCAGCAATTGATATAGCTTTGTATGACCTTAAAGGTAAAATTATGAATGTACCTCTTTATAAAGTTCTTGGAGGATATGATAACAAAATTCAAACAGATGTAACTATAGGTATAGATAAACCAGAGAAAATGGCAGAAGAAGCACTGGGAAGAGTTAGAGAAGGTTTTAGAATATTGAAACTTAAAGCTGGAATAAGACCTGAAGAAGATATTGAAGCTGTAAAATTAATTAGAGAAGCTGTTGGAGATAATATAAGAATTAGAATAGATGCAAATCAAGGCTGGAATGTAAATAGTAGCATAAATACTATCAAAAAACTAGAAGAATTTGGCGTTGATGCGATTGAACAAGCACTTCCACATTGGGATTTAGATGGAACTGCTTACATAAGAAATAAGAGTAATACTAAGATTATGATAGATGAGTCATTACATTCACCAATAGATGCAATTAAAGCTATAAAGAAAAATGCAGTTGATACATTTAATATCAAGTTAATGAAATCTGGTGGAATTTACCCTGCAATAAAAATCAATAATATAGCTGAAGCAAGTGGGGTTAATTGTATGTTAGGATGTATGCTTGAGACAAGGATTGGTATAACAGCAGCAGCAAATTTAATAGCATCTAAGAAGAATATAACAGAAGCTGACCTTGATAGTTTTATGTTTTGTGAAGAGTTAGAAAGTATATCTGGAGGATTTGAAATGGATGGAGATATTATGAATCTTATCGACAAACCAGGTTTAGGAATAGAAGTAAACTTATGA
- a CDS encoding GntR family transcriptional regulator, with protein MEKNYTMPIYQKIALDIANKIYTGEIQEDSVLFGRSVLAGKYNVSPETIRRAVKILEDIGVVKSIKGKGVIVLSPDKASSFIKKYRDITNISSYKSTLYNLIDTKSNLENEILDTINKIIDYSNRLEIINPLVPVQFTINSNCKYIGQTAAQTKFWQNTGATIVAIKRGEELIISPGPYIEFLEGDILLVVGDQHIYNSIPMFLYENEK; from the coding sequence ATGGAAAAAAACTATACTATGCCGATATACCAAAAGATAGCTTTGGATATTGCAAATAAAATATATACAGGTGAAATACAGGAAGATTCAGTATTGTTTGGACGCTCTGTTTTGGCTGGTAAATACAATGTATCACCAGAAACTATAAGAAGAGCTGTTAAAATTTTAGAAGATATTGGCGTTGTTAAAAGCATAAAAGGTAAAGGTGTTATTGTACTATCACCAGACAAAGCTTCTTCTTTTATAAAAAAATATAGAGACATTACAAATATATCATCATATAAATCAACACTTTACAATTTAATAGATACTAAATCAAATCTAGAAAATGAAATCTTAGATACTATAAATAAAATTATAGATTATTCTAATAGACTAGAAATAATAAACCCCTTAGTGCCCGTTCAGTTCACAATAAATTCTAATTGTAAGTACATTGGCCAAACAGCTGCACAAACTAAGTTTTGGCAAAATACAGGCGCTACAATTGTTGCAATCAAAAGAGGTGAGGAACTTATAATCTCTCCTGGTCCATATATTGAATTTTTAGAGGGAGATATTCTTTTGGTTGTTGGAGACCAGCATATTTATAATTCTATACCAATGTTTTTATACGAAAATGAAAAATAG
- the pxpB gene encoding 5-oxoprolinase subunit PxpB, whose translation METRYLLSGDKAVVAEFGNEISEDINKKVISFMRAIEISNLKGIVTEMVPTYRSLMISYNPLKIDFDSLIESLKKIENNLESIELPKPKIHEIPVCYDKVFGIDIETVASYNNLTVDEVINIHTDREYLIYMLGFTPGFPYLGGMDERIATPRLEVPRTKIYGGSVGIAGSQTGVYPIDSPGGWQIIGRTPLKLYDENREEQILLRAGDFIKFVPITLDEFIEIEKNNLSV comes from the coding sequence ATGGAAACTAGATACTTGCTATCAGGAGACAAAGCAGTAGTTGCTGAATTTGGAAATGAAATATCGGAAGATATAAATAAAAAAGTAATTTCGTTTATGAGAGCGATAGAAATATCAAATCTTAAAGGTATTGTTACAGAAATGGTGCCAACATATAGGTCACTTATGATAAGCTACAATCCCTTGAAAATAGATTTTGATAGTTTAATTGAAAGCTTAAAAAAAATAGAAAATAATTTAGAAAGTATAGAGCTGCCAAAACCTAAAATACATGAAATTCCAGTATGTTACGATAAGGTATTTGGTATAGATATTGAAACTGTTGCAAGTTACAATAATCTGACTGTAGATGAAGTCATAAATATACACACAGACAGAGAGTATTTAATATATATGTTGGGATTTACTCCTGGATTTCCATATTTAGGTGGAATGGATGAAAGAATAGCTACACCTAGATTAGAAGTACCAAGAACTAAAATTTATGGTGGAAGTGTGGGAATAGCTGGTTCTCAGACAGGTGTATATCCTATAGATAGCCCTGGTGGATGGCAAATAATTGGTAGAACACCTTTAAAACTATATGACGAAAATAGAGAAGAACAAATTTTACTTCGAGCTGGAGATTTTATAAAGTTTGTTCCAATAACTTTAGATGAATTTATAGAAATTGAAAAAAATAATTTAAGTGTTTAA
- a CDS encoding DUF819 family protein has product MNTLFSSTGSILAIMTAMVAFGFYLQKYKVTKSLGPALTIIIMGIILSNLKVVPVSTELYGTISTYAIPVSMTIMLMSVDLKEMTKLSREPLIAIFVAVLTVSIMAFLFGLVFAGEISEGWKVAGMFVGTYTGGSANLTAIGTGLNVSRQTLAAANAADYVIGVPTLIFMFALPAILKNSKKFQKFWPYHLEESELEDCQNEEFMESKEWSIKDIAWMLAIGFVVTEVATILSGYFSSSFSSAARILLVTTISIIIAQLKPVKKLKGNLDLGLFVALFFLCTIGFSVDIKEFLGSTFTITFYCFSIIFASFVFHLFVTRMLKIKYQYVILSIVGAIADGPTSALVAASAKWNSLVSVAVVMGVIGGVLGNYAGISVAYAIKMVLGL; this is encoded by the coding sequence ATGAATACACTTTTTTCAAGTACAGGTAGTATACTTGCAATAATGACAGCTATGGTTGCATTTGGATTTTACTTACAAAAATATAAAGTAACTAAGAGTCTAGGACCAGCACTTACAATAATCATAATGGGAATAATACTTTCAAATTTAAAGGTAGTTCCAGTAAGTACAGAATTGTATGGAACTATTTCTACATATGCTATACCAGTTTCTATGACTATAATGTTGATGAGTGTTGATTTAAAAGAAATGACAAAGCTATCAAGAGAGCCTTTAATAGCAATTTTTGTGGCAGTATTGACAGTAAGTATAATGGCGTTTTTATTTGGATTGGTATTTGCAGGTGAAATATCAGAAGGATGGAAAGTTGCAGGGATGTTTGTAGGTACATATACTGGAGGAAGTGCTAATCTTACAGCTATTGGAACAGGTCTTAATGTAAGTAGACAAACTCTAGCAGCAGCGAATGCAGCTGATTATGTAATTGGAGTTCCAACATTAATATTTATGTTTGCACTTCCAGCAATATTAAAAAATTCTAAGAAGTTTCAAAAGTTTTGGCCATATCATTTAGAAGAATCAGAGTTAGAAGATTGCCAGAATGAAGAATTTATGGAATCAAAAGAGTGGAGCATAAAAGATATCGCTTGGATGCTGGCTATAGGCTTTGTTGTTACAGAGGTTGCAACAATTCTTTCAGGATATTTTAGTTCAAGCTTTAGCAGTGCAGCAAGAATTCTTTTAGTTACAACAATTTCAATTATAATTGCTCAATTAAAACCAGTAAAAAAATTAAAGGGGAATTTAGATTTAGGATTGTTTGTTGCATTATTCTTTTTATGTACAATAGGATTTTCAGTAGATATAAAAGAATTTTTAGGTTCAACTTTTACTATAACATTTTATTGCTTTAGCATAATCTTTGCTTCATTTGTCTTCCATCTATTTGTAACTAGAATGTTAAAGATAAAGTATCAATATGTAATACTTTCTATAGTTGGAGCAATTGCTGATGGTCCAACGTCAGCTTTAGTAGCCGCTTCAGCAAAATGGAATTCGCTTGTAAGTGTAGCTGTAGTGATGGGGGTAATTGGTGGAGTATTAGGAAATTATGCAGGTATATCGGTGGCATATGCAATAAAAATGGTTCTTGG
- a CDS encoding LamB/YcsF family protein: MYKVDLNSDLGESFGTYKIGLDEEVLKYISSANIACGFHAGDPSHMDKTVKLAKENGVKIGAHPGFLDLIGFGRREMKITKQEAKDYTKYQLGALMAFATSNECNIQHVKPHGALYNMAAKDKNLAMAICEAIYEVNKDITLLGLYNSEMINSAKEVGLKFANEVFADRAYDSNGFLVPRNVEGAVIHDTKTAIDRVVKMVKEGTVETITGEIIHIKADSICVHGDNPKAIEFVKEIRKRFELESIEVCPLENMEVCSSEDTL, translated from the coding sequence TTGTATAAAGTAGATTTAAATAGCGATTTAGGAGAAAGTTTTGGAACATATAAGATTGGTTTAGATGAAGAAGTCTTAAAATATATTTCATCAGCTAATATAGCCTGTGGATTTCATGCAGGAGATCCTAGCCATATGGATAAAACAGTAAAACTCGCTAAAGAAAATGGAGTTAAAATAGGAGCACATCCAGGGTTTTTAGATTTAATAGGATTTGGAAGACGTGAGATGAAAATAACAAAACAAGAAGCTAAAGATTATACAAAGTATCAATTAGGAGCATTAATGGCATTTGCAACTTCAAATGAATGTAATATACAGCATGTAAAGCCACATGGAGCTTTATATAATATGGCTGCAAAAGATAAAAATTTAGCTATGGCGATTTGTGAAGCTATATATGAAGTTAATAAAGATATTACATTGTTAGGGTTATATAATAGTGAAATGATAAATTCAGCTAAAGAGGTTGGACTTAAGTTTGCAAATGAAGTATTTGCAGATAGAGCCTATGATAGCAACGGATTTTTGGTTCCAAGAAATGTAGAGGGAGCCGTTATACATGATACAAAAACTGCAATAGATAGAGTTGTTAAGATGGTAAAAGAAGGAACAGTGGAAACTATAACTGGCGAAATTATACATATTAAAGCGGACTCTATATGTGTGCATGGAGACAATCCAAAAGCAATAGAGTTTGTTAAAGAAATAAGAAAACGTTTTGAATTAGAAAGTATAGAAGTTTGTCCATTAGAAAATATGGAAGTTTGTTCATCAGAGGACACATTGTAA
- a CDS encoding TetR/AcrR family transcriptional regulator, whose translation MPKILENVKEDILKVSRDMILEENYSNISIRKIAQRCGISAGTVYNYFKSKQEIIEYIIKSEWDLLIRRIEYSNKNSNNYIEKLNIIFTEIRNFINKVHNIQYDDFLDTFEMERFIEMKKQKNDFHEQLSNKVYEALQQEDFFNNDKLVCNIIIKMFFSYSTYLHIEFKDLNPYIEKLIH comes from the coding sequence ATGCCTAAGATTTTAGAAAATGTAAAGGAAGATATACTAAAAGTGTCTCGAGATATGATTTTGGAAGAAAATTACTCAAATATTAGCATAAGAAAAATAGCCCAAAGGTGTGGTATAAGTGCAGGTACAGTGTATAATTACTTCAAATCAAAACAAGAAATAATAGAATATATTATAAAATCAGAATGGGATTTATTGATAAGGAGAATTGAATACTCTAATAAAAATAGTAATAATTACATTGAAAAACTAAATATTATCTTTACAGAAATAAGAAATTTTATAAACAAAGTTCATAATATTCAATATGACGATTTTTTAGATACTTTTGAAATGGAAAGATTTATCGAAATGAAAAAACAAAAAAATGATTTTCATGAGCAACTTTCAAATAAAGTATATGAAGCTTTACAACAAGAAGATTTCTTTAATAATGATAAATTAGTATGTAATATCATAATCAAAATGTTTTTTTCATACTCAACCTATCTTCATATAGAATTTAAAGATTTAAATCCGTATATTGAAAAATTAATACATTAA
- a CDS encoding helix-turn-helix transcriptional regulator: MLGEKMRNIRKNKKKTLSDVSKLTDLSISYISQIERDAIEPSLSSLRKIAEVLDTPLYMFMDDNNTDDLVIRKEDRVMMKFPKSEMFYEIVSPMPTADFAPSILFLEFELKPESEDTKDYISHASEEVVVLTSGIVDICIGENIVRLNPGDSTFIKANTPHKIINPSKDKPARGYGVISPPIWPIKSK, encoded by the coding sequence ATGCTAGGGGAAAAGATGAGAAATATAAGAAAAAACAAGAAAAAAACACTAAGTGATGTTTCCAAATTGACAGACTTATCTATAAGTTATATATCTCAAATCGAAAGAGATGCTATTGAACCATCCCTGTCTTCATTAAGAAAAATCGCTGAAGTTTTAGATACTCCTTTATATATGTTTATGGATGATAATAACACGGATGATTTAGTCATCAGAAAAGAAGATAGAGTTATGATGAAGTTTCCAAAAAGTGAAATGTTTTATGAGATAGTATCTCCAATGCCAACAGCTGATTTTGCACCTTCAATCTTATTTTTAGAATTTGAACTTAAACCAGAAAGTGAAGATACTAAAGACTATATCTCTCATGCATCAGAAGAAGTGGTTGTATTGACAAGTGGTATAGTTGATATTTGTATAGGTGAAAATATAGTAAGATTAAATCCTGGAGATTCAACATTTATAAAAGCTAATACTCCTCATAAAATTATCAATCCAAGTAAAGATAAACCAGCTCGTGGATATGGTGTTATATCACCTCCCATTTGGCCAATAAAGTCCAAGTAA
- a CDS encoding biotin-dependent carboxyltransferase, with protein sequence MGFKVELGGFQTLIQDRGRVGYGQYGVSGCGAMDEYAHRVGNILVGNSEDEASLEVLMLGPTITFDEYTQIAVTGGDLGARINGKEIQNWRSYQINPGDILSFRGVNSGARAYVSIAGGIDVPLAMGSKSTYTRAKIGGFEGRALKKGDYINTFAQEKDFTINKKLNSKYIPNYSSEIVLRIVKGPQFDAFSKEEVEKFLLNEYKVTNEIDRMGCRLEGDSIKHINGADIISDGISYGAIQVPGHGKPIIMLSDRQTSGGYTKIGNVISVDLCKLAQAKPNDVVKFEFVDIYEAHRLLKEQEDKIQDIYKSMKNIRVVKAKVLNDIAV encoded by the coding sequence ATGGGATTTAAAGTAGAATTAGGAGGTTTCCAAACATTAATACAAGACAGAGGTAGAGTTGGATATGGACAATATGGTGTATCTGGGTGTGGAGCAATGGACGAATATGCACATAGAGTGGGAAATATATTAGTTGGAAACTCTGAAGATGAAGCTTCTTTGGAGGTTCTAATGTTAGGTCCTACAATTACCTTTGATGAATATACACAAATAGCAGTAACTGGTGGAGATTTAGGAGCTAGAATAAATGGAAAAGAGATTCAAAATTGGAGGTCATATCAAATAAATCCTGGTGACATATTATCATTTAGAGGTGTAAACTCAGGGGCTAGGGCATATGTATCAATAGCTGGTGGAATAGATGTTCCACTTGCAATGGGAAGTAAATCAACTTATACAAGAGCTAAGATTGGTGGATTTGAAGGTAGAGCACTTAAAAAAGGTGATTATATAAATACTTTTGCTCAAGAAAAAGATTTTACAATAAACAAAAAATTAAATTCAAAATACATTCCAAATTATAGTTCAGAAATAGTACTAAGAATAGTAAAAGGACCTCAATTTGATGCTTTTTCTAAAGAGGAAGTAGAAAAATTTCTATTAAATGAATATAAAGTTACAAATGAAATAGATAGAATGGGTTGTAGATTAGAAGGAGATAGTATAAAGCATATTAATGGAGCAGATATTATATCTGATGGTATTTCTTATGGAGCTATACAAGTACCTGGACACGGGAAACCTATCATAATGTTATCAGATAGACAAACTAGTGGTGGTTATACTAAAATAGGAAATGTTATAAGTGTAGATTTGTGTAAGTTAGCACAAGCAAAGCCAAATGATGTAGTAAAGTTTGAGTTTGTAGATATATATGAAGCTCATAGATTATTGAAAGAACAAGAAGATAAGATTCAAGATATATATAAAAGTATGAAAAATATAAGAGTTGTTAAAGCCAAAGTATTAAACGATATAGCGGTTTAA
- a CDS encoding divalent metal cation transporter: MSTKNITDNEKGKKDVGALIGAAFIMATSAIGPGFLTQTAQFTQDFGPSFSFVVLITTILFIGAQVNVWRVIGVSGLRGQDIANKIVPGLGYLVAFLVGLGGLAFNIGNVGGAALGMNVMFNMNMTLGTVLSGLIAIFVFMSKNSNSLVDKITKFLALGMIIIVGYVAISNHPPVGEAVYRMVKPENPKTLIFPIITLLGGSVGGYITFAGGHRLIDGGITGEENIKEITKSSLLGILVATMMRVLLFLAILAVVSKGIQLDPENPAASAFKFSAGAIGYKFFGLVLWSAAITSVIGAAYTSVSFLKTLNPFIAKNEKYFIIAFIAISTLIMAFIGKPATLLILAGALNGLILPITLGIMLIASKRKDIVGDYKHPTWLLIFGLIVVLISAYAGITSLSSLSTLFA; encoded by the coding sequence ATGAGTACAAAAAATATTACAGATAACGAAAAAGGTAAAAAAGACGTTGGGGCACTTATAGGGGCCGCATTTATAATGGCAACATCAGCAATTGGGCCAGGATTTTTAACTCAGACAGCACAGTTTACTCAAGATTTTGGGCCAAGTTTTTCATTTGTAGTACTAATTACAACTATCCTTTTTATAGGAGCTCAAGTGAATGTATGGAGAGTAATTGGTGTATCAGGTCTTAGAGGTCAAGATATAGCAAATAAAATAGTACCTGGCTTAGGTTACCTAGTAGCCTTTTTAGTAGGCCTTGGTGGATTAGCTTTTAATATAGGAAATGTTGGTGGAGCTGCACTTGGTATGAATGTAATGTTTAATATGAATATGACATTAGGAACTGTATTAAGTGGATTAATAGCAATATTTGTATTTATGTCAAAAAATTCAAATTCTTTAGTAGATAAGATAACTAAGTTTTTAGCATTAGGTATGATAATTATAGTTGGATATGTAGCAATATCAAATCATCCTCCTGTTGGAGAAGCAGTTTATAGAATGGTAAAACCAGAAAATCCAAAGACACTGATATTTCCAATAATAACTCTACTTGGAGGAAGTGTTGGAGGATATATAACATTCGCTGGAGGACATAGATTAATAGATGGTGGAATAACAGGTGAAGAAAATATAAAAGAAATAACTAAATCATCTCTTTTAGGGATATTAGTTGCAACTATGATGAGGGTACTTTTATTTTTAGCAATATTAGCAGTGGTTTCAAAAGGGATTCAACTTGACCCAGAAAATCCAGCAGCTTCAGCTTTTAAATTTAGTGCAGGAGCGATAGGATATAAATTCTTTGGGCTTGTATTATGGTCTGCTGCAATTACATCAGTTATAGGAGCTGCTTATACATCAGTTTCTTTCTTAAAGACGCTAAATCCTTTCATAGCAAAAAATGAAAAGTATTTTATAATAGCATTTATAGCTATATCAACACTTATAATGGCATTTATAGGAAAGCCAGCAACTTTATTAATTTTAGCAGGAGCTTTAAATGGTTTAATACTTCCAATAACTTTAGGAATAATGCTTATAGCATCTAAGAGAAAAGATATTGTTGGTGATTATAAACATCCTACATGGCTTTTGATATTTGGATTAATAGTAGTTTTAATATCTGCTTATGCAGGGATAACTTCTCTTAGTAGCCTGAGTACTTTATTTGCTTAA
- the glpK gene encoding glycerol kinase GlpK yields MEKKYVMALDQGTTSSRAILFNKKGEIIKIAQKEFKQIYPKAGWVEHDPMEIWGSQSGVMREVIETAGIRPEEIASIGITNQRETTIVWSRYTGKPIYNAIVWQCRRTSEICDVLKSKGLEESIKEKTGLLIDAYFSATKIKWILDNVEGAREKAEQGELLFGTIDTWLIWNLTRGKVHITDYSNASRTMMYNINNLEWDKDILRELDIPISMLPVVKPSSYVYGHTDERMLSGAKIPIAGCAGDQQAALFGQHCIEEGTAKNTYGTGCFLLMNTGSNIVKSKHGLLTTIAWGVDGKVTYALEGSIFIGGASIQWLRDELKMIESASDSEFYANRVEDTNGVYVVPAFTGLGAPYWDMYARGSILGLTRGAKKEHIIRATLESIAYQTKDVLEAMQHDSKLKLKSLKVDGGASNNNFLMQFQSDILNVDIDRPKIVETTALGAAYLAGLCVGFYIGRNEITSKWSVEKEFNPNMSEEKRCRLYKGWKKAVSRALSWEKEDESEI; encoded by the coding sequence ATGGAAAAGAAATATGTAATGGCACTAGACCAAGGGACAACTAGTTCAAGAGCTATATTATTTAATAAAAAAGGCGAAATAATAAAAATTGCGCAAAAGGAATTTAAACAGATTTATCCAAAAGCTGGCTGGGTAGAACATGACCCTATGGAAATATGGGGTTCACAAAGTGGGGTAATGAGAGAGGTAATAGAAACAGCAGGTATAAGACCAGAAGAAATTGCTTCAATAGGTATAACTAATCAAAGAGAGACGACCATTGTTTGGAGTAGGTATACTGGGAAACCGATTTATAACGCGATAGTATGGCAATGTAGAAGAACATCAGAAATCTGTGATGTACTCAAAAGTAAAGGATTAGAGGAATCAATAAAGGAAAAAACTGGTCTTTTGATAGATGCATATTTTTCAGCAACAAAGATAAAGTGGATACTAGATAATGTAGAAGGTGCTAGAGAAAAAGCAGAACAAGGCGAATTGTTATTTGGTACTATCGATACATGGTTAATATGGAACTTAACACGTGGGAAAGTACATATAACAGATTATTCAAATGCATCTAGAACAATGATGTACAATATAAATAACTTAGAATGGGATAAAGATATATTACGAGAATTAGATATACCAATAAGTATGTTGCCAGTAGTAAAACCTTCTAGCTATGTCTATGGGCATACAGATGAGCGTATGTTATCAGGGGCTAAAATACCTATTGCTGGATGTGCAGGAGACCAGCAAGCAGCCTTATTTGGTCAACATTGTATTGAAGAAGGTACTGCAAAGAATACTTATGGAACAGGTTGCTTCTTACTTATGAACACGGGTAGCAATATAGTTAAATCTAAACATGGTTTGCTTACAACGATTGCTTGGGGTGTTGATGGAAAAGTAACTTATGCATTAGAAGGAAGTATATTTATTGGTGGAGCATCTATCCAATGGCTTAGAGATGAACTTAAAATGATTGAATCTGCAAGCGACAGTGAATTTTATGCAAATAGAGTAGAAGATACTAATGGTGTGTATGTAGTACCTGCATTTACAGGTCTTGGTGCTCCATATTGGGATATGTATGCTAGAGGTTCAATATTGGGTCTTACAAGAGGTGCAAAAAAAGAGCATATAATTAGAGCGACATTGGAATCAATTGCATACCAAACAAAAGATGTATTAGAAGCAATGCAACATGATTCAAAATTAAAATTAAAGTCATTAAAGGTTGATGGAGGAGCCAGTAATAATAATTTCTTAATGCAATTCCAGTCAGATATACTAAATGTAGATATAGATAGGCCTAAAATAGTAGAAACTACAGCTTTGGGAGCTGCTTATTTAGCAGGATTGTGTGTAGGATTCTATATTGGAAGAAATGAAATTACATCAAAATGGTCAGTCGAAAAAGAGTTTAATCCAAATATGAGTGAAGAGAAGAGATGTCGATTATATAAAGGTTGGAAGAAAGCTGTATCAAGAGCTTTAAGTTGGGAAAAAGAAGATGAGTCAGAAATTTAA